Proteins from a genomic interval of Nematostella vectensis chromosome 12, jaNemVect1.1, whole genome shotgun sequence:
- the LOC5520157 gene encoding melatonin receptor type 1B: MKYSAETIVEALTVVCICVISILGNGSLFIIVYKKSALHTVCNYYILSLATADLLVSTISGPVMVTTILNGDWMLSDDACKVLGFITIITFIASVANLAMIAINRYYYIVHWKSYKNCFNNKRAVAYGAIVWLFAILLSTPPLLGWGQYGYVKEQSFCFVIWSANIYYMFFTVIICFFGPLGTMVFCYYKILSFTKALKARLHKDSEKNDDESRPKSSFKNSMRGISPAETKITNTLLLVVVCFVMSWSAFAFTIFLNVYLPGKVPRGINKWSLILGYLNSMMNPAIYGIRNPTFKDGFSELWKCFLCVPCRGDGIYVTSAATTSSVDDSHAIRDIGKPPLFSKAKVTPK, encoded by the coding sequence ATGAAGTATTCTGCTGAAACCATCGTTGAAGCTCTCACCGTTGTTTGCATTTGCGTAATTTCCATTTTAGGAAATGGCAGTCTTTTTATTATAGTCTACAAAAAAAGTGCGCTACACACCGTTTGTAATTATTACATTCTTAGTCTGGCAACCGCTGACCTACTTGTCTCGACCATCAGCGGGCCTGTGATGGTAACTACAATACTGAACGGTGATTGGATGTTGAGCGATGACGCATGCAAAGTGCTTGGATTTATCACGATCATAACTTTCATTGCATCCGTTGCAAACTTGGCGATGATTGCCATCAACCGGTACTACTACATCGTCCACTGGAAAAGCTACAAAAATTGCTTCAACAACAAGCGCGCAGTGGCTTATGGGGCCATAGTGTGGCTATTTGCGATTTTACTCTCAACACCACCCCTTCTAGGTTGGGGTCAGTACGGCTATGTCAAGGAGCAGTCGTTCTGTTTCGTCATCTGGTCTGCAAACATTTATTACATGTTCTTTACGGTTATAATCTGCTTCTTCGGGCCTCTTGGAACTATGGTTTTCTGCTACTACAAGATATTGTCATTCACAAAAGCACTTAAAGCCAGATTGCATAAAGACAGTGAAAAGAATGATGACGAATCCCGTCCTAAATCTTCCTTCAAGAACTCAATGCGTGGGATTTCACCTGCCGAGACCAAAATCACCAACACCCTTCTCCTAGTCGTCGTGTGTTTTGTTATGTCCTGGAGCGCATTCGCTTTCACGATCTTCCTAAACGTCTACCTCCCAGGCAAAGTGCCTCGAGGGATCAACAAGTGGAGCTTGATTCTAGGGTACCTGAACAGCATGATGAATCCTGCTATTTACGGGATAAGAAACCCAACGTTCAAGGATGGATTTAGTGAATTGTGGAAGTGTTTCCTTTGCGTCCCGTGTCGTGGCGATGGTATCTACGTGACTTCAGCTGCGACGACTTCATCAGTGGATGATTCACATGCTATTCGTGACATTGGAAAGCCACCGTTATTTTCCAAGGCTAAGGTTACCCCAAAATAG
- the LOC5520239 gene encoding probable thiopurine S-methyltransferase yields MTSQESIPKHVADVDYWISRWENNETSWHKDAIQPCLLQHFDKLIPNKKGSPKPRVLLPLCGKSLDLLWLADQGCQVVGVEGASKPIEEFYQENNLPFDTQTVLDPNTEAKVKCYYGRDRDIKIYQVDLFAISASLIGEFDAIWDRGSLSAIGLYIDNRGSRYANLLVSLLKPHGRYMIENHHYIEDPGPHRGPPSDVPEKVLRELYGEMCEIENLEVDLPAAPSQDNPRPFVTAYYVMHRK; encoded by the coding sequence ATGACGAGTCAAGAATCTATCCCGAAACATGTAGCAGACGTGGACTATTGGATTTCACGATGGGAAAATAATGAGACATCATGGCACAAAGACGCAATCCAACCTTGCCTGCTCCAGCATTTTGATAAATTGATCCCAAACAAGAAAGGATCACCGAAGCCTCGAGTCTTACTTCCCCTTTGCGGAAAATCGCTCGATCTTCTATGGTTAGCTGACCAAGGATGCCAAGTAGTTGGAGTAGAGGGAGCTTCTAAGCCCATCGAAGAGTTTTATCAGGAAAATAATCTCCCGTTTGACACTCAAACAGTACTCGACCCCAACACTGAGGCGAAGGTAAAATGTTACTACGGTCGAGACCGTGACATCAAGATCTATCAAGTTGATTTATTCGCCATCTCCGCGTCTTTAATTGGAGAATTTGATGCTATTTGGGACCGAGGATCTCTGAGTGCAATAGGGCTCTACATAGATAACCGAGGTAGCCGCTATGCTAATCTACTCGTGTCTCTTCTCAAGCCGCATGGCCGATATATGATAGAGAACCACCACTACATTGAAGACCCCGGCCCACATCGCGGGCCCCCTAGCGATGTCCCAGAAAAAGTTTTGAGAGAACTTTACGGGGAAATGTGCGAGATTGAAAATCTAGAAGTAGATCTACCGGCAGCGCCAAGCCAAGACAATCCTAGACCCTTCGTTACAGCATATTACGTAATGCATCGCAAGTAa
- the LOC5520158 gene encoding uncharacterized protein LOC5520158 encodes MRAVLVCAVLVLCLVAVKANKDEKEASEKVKKEANLRPLSPENHADALKDAIARKSPVLKNFKKEIKNFKLEKKKMWEKIQELKRKLADEKRAEKAMKSLSKDERKIKRKINKGMIKKLLEHKRKLVTRMKNARNAKREHLKRHKNSKRGKLHKKQAKVNQKRNKGHQKRGKDHHKREKSQHKREKHQKKNLNKRNKQNKRGHKTTIADAGPLRIMPIS; translated from the coding sequence ATGAGAGCCGTACTAGTATGTGCTGTTTTGGTGTTGTGTTTGGTGGCAGTGAAGGCTAACAAAGATGAGAAAGAGGCGTCGGAGAAGGTGAAAAAGGAAGCGAATTTGCGACCTTTATCACCCGAAAACCATGCCGATGCTTTGAAGGATGCTATCGCCCGCAAGTCGCCCGTTCtgaaaaacttcaaaaaagagataaaaaacTTTAAGTTGGAGAAGAAGAAGATGTGGGAGAAGATTCAGGAACTGAAGAGAAAGTTGGCAGACGAAAAGAGAGCAGAGAAGGCTATGAAATCACTGAGTAAAGACGAACGCAAAATCAAGCGCAAGATCAACAAGGGAATGATCAAAAAGCTATTGGAGCACAAGAGAAAGCTTGTTACTCGCATGAAGAACGCGAGGAACGCCAAGAGAGAGCACCTGAAGCGCCACAAGAATAGCAAACGCGGAAAACTTCACAAGAAACAAGCCAAAGTGAACCAGAAGCGAAACAAGGGACATCAGAAGCGCGGCAAAGATCATCACAAACGCGAGAAGAGTCAACACAAGCGAGAGAAACACCAAAAGAAAAACCTGAACAAAAGGAACAAGCAGAACAAACGAGGCCATAAGACCACGATCGCCGATGCTGGCCCGCTCAGGATCATGCCCATCAGTTAA
- the LOC116603645 gene encoding uncharacterized protein LOC116603645 produces the protein MLKVLRYSFLCMLLVTLALFVIYTFFPGVIDTAAGFWESNTNSSFFDTSGAFSCGSQWAKRYKAFHAKSLKSRDRKFMVYYCSGRDTGCGGYGNRLLGLVSVFYLSVLMNRTFLIHWGGPENFQDYFRPNQINWIYDKTRIAGLSARSTYFGVNSVPDYDRYSALKMKDFHNWVQKTRMEHYFDRPVEKIGVIWYFANILRNNPHLNKLARDAGIPEPRDEFPYGMLGCAMQFLFKKSLALQREYSKAYEAFGSRPRPILGIHIRTSDHHFGSFNDFSYRTRNPRRVFACARQVEAIIKRKGLVTQKQAVTWFLAADDVKLKRQALKDYPDHVITLDIEPRHLEYSNSADAVFMDLLVDFLLLLECDYFIGTRMSTYSSAVLGTRQFSTQSFVYGEPCELNQNALELSSPPHKT, from the exons ATGCTTAAAGTGCTGAGGTACTCGTTTCTTTGCATGCTTCTTGTTACACTCGCCCTATTTGTCATCTACACTTTCTTTCCTGGCGTCATAGACACAGCCGCTGGATTTTGGG AATCGAATACCAACTCAAGTTTCTTTGACACATCCGGGGCTTTTAGCTGTGGTAGCCAATGGGCGAAGCGCTACAAGGCCTTCCACGCGAAAAGCCTTAAGTCACGTGACCGGAAGTTCATGGTGTACTACTGTAGCGGACGGGACACAGGTTGTGGTGGCTATGGCAACCGACTACTTGGCCTCGTTTCCGTGTTCTATCTTTCGGTGCTTATGAACAGAACGTTTTTGATTCACTGGGGAGGACCTGAGAACTTCCAGGATTACTTCCGGCCTAACCAGATAAACTGGATTTACGACAAAACCCGTATAGCTGGTCTTTCGGCCCGTAGTACTTATTTTGGGGTTAATTCTGTGCCGGATTATGATCGGTATAGTGCTCTAAAGATGAAGGATTTCCACAACTGGGTGCAAAAGACTCGAATGGAACACTACTTTGATCGACCTGTCGAGAAAATTGGCGTCATCTGGTACTTTGCGAATATATTACGGAACAATCCTCATCTTAACAAGCTTGCACGGGATGCTGGGATACCCGAGCCTAGGGATGAGTTCCCGTACGGCATGCTGGGATGCGCTATgcaatttctttttaaaaagtcTTTAGCACTACAGCGGGAATACAGCAAAGCGTACGAAGCATTCGGTTCTCGGCCACGACCGATTCTGGGGATTCATATACGAACAAGTGATCATCATTTCGGGAGTTTTAACGATTTCAGCTATCGAACTCGCAACCCGAGACGTGTTTTCGCATGCGCGCGCCAGGTCGAGGCTATAATTAAACGGAAAGGCCTGGTAACACAGAAGCAAGCAGTCACGTGGTTCTTAGCCGCTGATGACGTCAAGCTGAAAAGGCAGGCCCTGAAGGACTACCCTGATCACGTGATTACCCTTGACATTGAGCCCAGGCATCTTGAGTACAGTAACTCTGCAGATGCCGTGTTTATGGACTTATTGGTTGACTTTCTGTTGCTTTTGGAATGTGATTATTTCATCGGAACTCGGATGAGTACGTATAGTTCTGCTGTGCTTGGCACAAGGCAGTTCAGCACACAGAGTTTTGTGTACGGGGAGCCTTGTGAGTTAAACCAGAATGCTTTAGAGTTATCTTCACCCCCACACAAAACCTAA
- the LOC125557325 gene encoding rhodopsin, GQ-coupled-like, whose translation MFWNNTTLSRSPQEILALASSLSIIIILSISGNALVIYVFITNRQLCSSLSNKLILSLAVADLTTAAFPMLYQLITVADVSLIQHGGPLCSVGGVASYSFFFVSVITLVMLSVERFLALGFPLKYSSIVSRRVKAFIIWYPWLHSLVFAVLCLAWFGIKYDPHGFDCGLRWRTRPFYFTFSVVFIHIALPLTLLTALNICTLCLVRRQHQRIANTCKTAGVNNTMANEKRALAEAKLTRVSMIIIFVFLICWSPYVVTRALAFINVKLSSAVMSAGAWVVHSSSFVNPIIYSSLRSDIRQAMRAVFRCCHVTSTHHHGSITNVANNFTNGDMKTTDITSKTTYAMSIR comes from the exons ATGTTTTGGAATAACACCACCTTGAGTCGATCCCCGCAAGAAATCCTCGCCCTCGCCTCAAGCCtttcaatcatcatcatcttgagCATTTCCGGTAACGCTCTCGTTATCTACGTCTTCATCACCAACAGACAGCTCTGCTCGAGTCTTTCCAACAAGCTAATCCTTAGCCTAGCGGTGGCGGACCTCACGACAGCGGCATTCCCCATGCTCTACCAGCTCATAACGGTTGCTGATGTAAGTCTGATACAGCACGGTGGACCTCTGTGTTCTGTAGGAGGCGTCGCTTCGTACTCGTTCTTCTTTGTCTCTGTTATCACCTTGGTGATGCTCAGTGTCGAGCGCTTTCTCGCGCTTGGTTTTCCGCTGAAATATTCCTCTATAGTGAGCAGGCGAGTGAAAGCTTTTATAATCTGGTATCCATGGTTACATAGTCTGGTTTTTGCCGTCCTGTGTTTGGCTTGGTTTGGCATAAAGTACGACCCACATGGATTCGATTGCGGGTTAAGATGGAGAACTCGTCCGTTTTACTTTACAttcagtgttgtgtttataCACATTGCTTTACCATTGACGTTGCTGACGGCGCTCAATATCTGCACGTTATGCCTGGTCAGACGTCAACACCAGAGGATTGCGAACACGTGTAAAACGGCAGGAGTGAACAATACTATGGCCAATGAGAAACGAG CGCTTGCGGAAGCAAAGCTGACCAGGGTCTCGATGATCATCATCTTTGTCTTTCTGATCTGCTGGTCCCCGTATGTAGTCACCAGGGCCCTCGCATTCATCAATGTCAAGTTGTCATCGGCTGTCATGTCCGCGGGAGCCTGGGTAGTGCACTCGTCGTCATTTGTCAACCCCATAATTTATTCCTCCTTGCGTTCTGACATCCGACAGGCGATGCGTGCTGTCTTCCGGTGTTGTCACGTGACCTCCACACATCA